A single genomic interval of Malania oleifera isolate guangnan ecotype guangnan chromosome 13, ASM2987363v1, whole genome shotgun sequence harbors:
- the LOC131145712 gene encoding cytochrome P450 704C1-like, translated as MGFIDILFSILVIVLAVFITKILGNRVLLKKKKRYHPIGGTVFHLLLNFSRLHHYLTDLTCKHTSFRLLDLFGSIVYTADPANVEHILKTTLRTMACEIRNRVISNLQKFHTEPNFPNSFPVFLVSHENSGGKGLTLGWGAWIWRLHLDSCGFGQKTGWYHYSILTDLLGDGIFTVDGEKWQHQRKVSSNEFSTRLLRDFSSEVFRSNAAKLAHTLSQVAASNEIIDIQDQFKKASLHSVFKVILGVELDSMCGTNEEGTRFSKAFDEASTITLYWYVDIFWKIKRFLNIGSEAVLRQSIKVIDEFVYKLIRSKMELESKHGPPMKQGDILSRFLELKETNPKSLRDIVLSFMIAGKDTTASTLSWFVYMLCKHPHIQEKIAHEVREAAGTDNSTPDEIAASITEEALEKMQYLHAALAETLRLYPAVPVEGKLCFSDDTWPDGFSVRRGDAVSYQPYAMGRMKFLWGDDDGKICLSDDTWPDGYSVKRGDTVFYHPYAMGRMKFLWGDDAEEFRPERWLDGDGIFRQESSFKFTAFNVRKKLLLLSTTYSENILKKALRNNSFDSWMPKKCVEKRNCKTIIK; from the exons ATGGGGTTCATTGACATCTTGTTTTCAATTCTAGTCATAGTTCTAGCTGTCTTCATTACCAAAATTCTTGGCAACAGGGTGttgctaaagaagaaaaagagatacCATCCCATAGGCGGCACTGTCTTCCATCTACTACTCAACTTCAGCAGGCTGCACCATTACCTCACTGACCTTACCTGCAAACACACAAGTTTCAGATTGCTTGACCTTTTTGGAAGCATAGTTTACACTGCAGACCCAGCCAACGTTGAGCATATTCTGAAAACAACTTTGAGAACTATGGCATG TGAAATAAGAAATCGAGTAATTTCTAACTTGCAGAAATTTCATACTGAGCCCAATTTTCCCAACAGTTTCCCTGTCTTCCTTGTTTCTCATGAAAATTCAGGAGGGAAAGGCCTTACCTTGGGTTGGGGAGCATGGATCTGGAGGCTTCATTTGGATTCATGTGGATTTGGACAGAAAACA GGATGGTACCACTATAGTATTTTGACCGATCTCCTGGGCGATGGAATCTTCACGGTGGATGGCGAAAAATGGCAGCATCAGAGGAAGGTATCGAGCAATGAATTCTCCACCAGGTTACTGAGGGACTTCAGCAGTGAAGTGTTTAGAAGCAATGCAGCAAAACTTGCTCACACGCTATCCCAAGTTGCGGCCTCAAATGAAATAATAGATATCCAA GATCAGTTCAAGAAAGCATCCTTGCACTCTGTATTCAAGGTCATTCTTGGTGTAGAGCTGGATAGCATGTGTGGAACAAATGAAGAAGGAACCCGGTTCTCCAAAGCTTTTGATGAAGCAAGCACAATAACCCTGTACTGGTATGTCGATATCTTCTGGAAGATTAAGCGATTTCTGAATATTGGATCAGAAGCAGTGTTGAGGCAGAGTATCAAAGTCATTGATGAGTTCGTGTATAAACTAATCAGAAGCAAGATGGAGCTAGAATCAAAACATGGTCCACCT ATGAAACAAGGGGACATTTTGTCGAGATTTCTTGAATTGAAGGAGACAAATCCAAAGTCCTTAAGAGACATAGTTCTCAGTTTTATGATTGCTGGAAAGGACACCACAGCCTCCACTCTTTCCTGGTTTGTTTACATGCTCTGCAAGCATCCACACATACAGGAAAAGATTGCACATGAAGTCAGAGAAGCAGCAGGGACAGATAATTCAACCCCTGATGAGATTGCAGCCAGCATAACTGAAGAAGCCCTCGAAAAGATGCAGTATCTCCACGCAGCTTTGGCTGAGACTCTCAGACTCTATCCTGCAGTTCCagtg GAGGGGAAGCTTTGTTTTTCTGATGATACCTGGCCAGATGGATTCAGTGTGAGGAGAGGGGATGCAGTGTCATATCAACCTTATGCAATGGGTAGGATGAAGTTCTTATGGGGTGATGAT GATGGGAAGATTTGCCTCTCAGATGATACCTGGCCAGATGGATACAGTGTGAAGAGAGGGGATACCGTGTTTTACCACCCTTATGCCATGGGTAGGATGAAATTCTTATGGGGTGATGATGCAGAGGAATTCCGGCCGGAGAGGTGGCTTGATGGAGATGGCATTTTTCGGCAAGAAAGTTCTTTCAAGTTCACAGCCTTCAATGTAAGGAAAAAATTACTTTTATTGAGCACCACATATTCAGAA
- the LOC131145713 gene encoding S-linalool synthase-like — MAASSKPSSIDIKSVVDRVKERHSVFLSSSSSSVDLYAFVSPSAYDTAWLAMVPDPQRRHQPAFAACLQWILDNQRVEGIWGEVDGHGVPSIDTIPATLACMAALRRWNVGDENIEKGLKFIHANADKLLTSLGAHCPRWFAIVFPAMIELAGTNGVNVAFPNSIRAVVTQIFSHRQTILDTEKLVDGYHYPPLLSFCESLPSSWFINEDIILNHLGKDGSLFQSPSATASAYMVTGNEDCIAYLKCLVQKCSNGVPAIYPMDEELIKLCMVDQLERLGVAEHFTGEIEECLKLAYSNYKNQELSEFNLKPAKIFKDSLAFRLLRMHGYRVSPKSFCWFLHREDIKGYLQNNFEEFSSIMLSIYRATDLMFSSEYELEEARSFSKKLLEMTLSSKSSSDNLIMLTSLPRVIEHELSLPWIARMEHLDHRLWIEENEVYPLWVGKASFYRLSCLHNDELMRLAVQNFEFRQSIYRNELEELKRWSKDWGLTSMGFGREKTTYCYFAVASCCSLPHNSDVRMIVAKSAIVITVADDFFDMEGSMNELISLTKAVRGWNGKGLSGATKTIFDALNNVVSDIATKHFHQQGSDITKGLRDIWYETFGSWLTEAKRSKTQCLPSMDEYLKTGMISIAIHTIVLPASCFFNPSLPNHKLKPSKYETATTLSMQIARMLNDIQSYQKELEEGKINPVLLYLKENPKATIEDSIAYVTEILDKKKKELIEEVLVDGLSANLPKPSKHFHLSCTKVYQMFFYSSNGFDSNTKMLPHIQRAIYFPLQVCSVMSP, encoded by the exons ATGGCAGCGTCATCGAAACCCTCCAGCATTGACATTAAAAGTGTGGTTGATAGGGTGAAAGAACGTCACTCGGTGTTCCTCTCATCATCGTCATCATCCGTTGATCTCTACGCTTTTGTTTCCCCTTCTGCCTACGACACTGCGTGGCTAGCCATGGTTCCCGATCCTCAGCGCCGGCACCAGCCAGCGTTCGCCGCCTGCCTCCAATGGATACTGGACAACCAAAGAGTCGAAGGAATCTGGGGAGAGGTTGACGGCCACGGCGTTCCCTCCATTGACACTATTCCTGCTACACTGGCCTGCATGGCTGCGTTGAGGAGATGGAACGTTGGAGATGAAAACATAGAGAAAG GTCTGAAATTTATTCACGCAAATGCCGATAAGCTTCTTACAAGTCTCGGAGCTCATTGTCCTCGTTGGTTTGCCATTGTTTTTCCAGCAATGATTGAACTTGCAGGCACGAATGGTGTAAATGTGGCATTTCCCAACAGCATACGTGCGGTGGTGACCCAAATATTCTCCCATAGGCAAACAATCCTTGACAC GGAAAAACTTGTTGATGGGTACCACTATCCTCCATTATTATCATTTTGTGAGAGTTTGCCCTCGTCCTGGTTTATCAATGAGGACATAATTCTTAATCATTTGGGCAAGGATGGTTCATTGTTCCAATCACCCTCTGCCACTGCAAGTGCTTATATGGTCACTGGAAATGAAGATTGCATTGCTTACCTGAAATGTCTTGTTCAGAAGTGCTCCAATGGAG TTCCAGCTATATATCCCATGGATGAGGAACTTATAAAGCTTTGCATGGTGGATCAATTGGAAAGGCTGGGGGTTGCCGAGCATTTCACTGGGGAGATCGAAGAATGTTTGAAACTAGCTTACAG TAATTACAAGAATCAGGAACTGTCAGAATTCAATTTAAAGCCAGCAAAGATATTCAAGGATTCACTAGCATTTAGGCTTCTAAGGATGCATGGGTATAGGGTATCACCAA AGAGCTTCTGTTGGTTTCTACATCGCGAGGACATCAAAGGGTACTTGCAAAACAATTTTGAAGAATTCTCGAGTATAATGCTTAGCATTTATCGAGCAACAGATCTTATGTTTTCAAGCGAATATGAGCTTGAAGAAGCAAGATCATTTTCTAAGAAATTACTAGAAATGACTTTATCCTCCAAAAGTAGCAGCGACAATCTTATCATGCTCACATCTCTTCCAAGAGTG ATTGAACATGAGTTGAGTCTTCCTTGGATTGCTCGAATGGAACATTTGGATCACCGACTATGGATTGAAGAAAATGAAGTTTACCCTTTATGGGTAGGAAAGGCCTCTTTCTATAG GTTATCATGTCTTCACAATGACGAGCTAATGCGACTTGCTGtgcaaaattttgaatttcgacAATCAATTTATAGGAACGAACTAGAGGAGTTAAAGAG GTGGTCTAAGGATTGGGGACTCACTAGTATGGGATTTGGTAGGGAGAAAACTACCTACTGTTACTTTGCAGTAGCTTCCTGTTGTAGCTTGCCTCATAATTCTGACGTGCGAATGATAGTTGCAAAAAGTGCAATTGTTATTACGGTAGCTGATGATTTTTTTGATATGGAAGGTTCCATGAATGAGTTAATAAGCCTCACAAAAGCAGTTCGAGG ATGGAATGGAAAAGGCTTGAGCGGTGCTACTAAGACTATTTTTGATGCCCTAAACAACGTTGTGAGTGATATTGCTACCAAACATTTCCATCAACAAGGAAGTGACATAACAAAGGGTCTTCGAGATATT TGGTATGAAACATTTGGATCATGGTTGACAGAAGCTAAGAGAAGCAAAACTCAATGCCTACCGTCCATGGATGAGTACCTCAAAACTGGGATGATATCTATAGCAATTCATACAATAGTTCTTCCAGCATCATGCTTCTTCAATCCAAGCTTACCAAATCACAAACTCAAGCCTTCCAAATATGAAACTGCCACAACTTTGTCCATGCAGATTGCTCGTATGTTGAATGACATTCAAAGTTACCAA AAGGAGCTAGAGGAAGGGAAAATTAATCCTGTTTTACTCTACTTGAAAGAAAATCCAAAGGCAACCATTGAAGATTCAATTGCATATGTTACAGAGATACTtgataaaaagaagaaagagCTTATTGAGGAAGTTTTGGTGGATGGGTTGAGTGCAAATTTGCCTAAACCGTCCAAACACTTCCATCTATCATGCACCAAAGTGTATCAAATGTTCTTCTACTCCTCCAACGGATTCGATTCCAACACCAAAATGCTTCCTCACATTCAAAGGGCAATCTATTTTCCTCTTCAAGTTTGTTCAGTGATGTCTCCATAA